A section of the Sporosarcina sp. ANT_H38 genome encodes:
- a CDS encoding NUDIX hydrolase gives MSKFKTEEEALQQYDSSQYRTPDGYTSDIAIFTLIPNEESTVESESTSTHSLALMLIKRAAFDAEGEPNIEGGKWALPGGFIHPEETAYEAAKRELKEETGVDGIHIKHYGVYDKLGRDKRGWIISNAHYAIVTEENIESRAAADDADDVQLFTIDEVFALDLAFDHSQVIKDALEAVRKDVFQTTVVKNFLTEEFKLEDLRQVLLAIINDSVVNSKPGFFRKAPSLPFIVEALDKNQVPKTAEPTSTTKRPTKLYRFVDVDITPSIWR, from the coding sequence ATGTCTAAATTTAAAACAGAAGAAGAAGCACTACAACAGTATGATTCGAGTCAGTACAGAACGCCGGATGGGTATACAAGTGATATCGCGATATTTACGTTAATCCCAAATGAGGAATCGACTGTTGAAAGTGAATCGACCTCTACTCATTCATTAGCTTTGATGTTAATAAAGCGGGCAGCGTTCGATGCAGAAGGTGAACCTAACATCGAAGGCGGAAAATGGGCTTTACCAGGAGGGTTTATCCATCCAGAAGAAACAGCTTACGAAGCGGCTAAGCGGGAACTAAAAGAAGAAACAGGTGTAGACGGCATTCACATCAAACACTATGGTGTGTATGACAAATTAGGTAGAGATAAACGCGGATGGATCATATCTAATGCTCATTACGCAATTGTCACTGAAGAAAACATTGAAAGTAGGGCAGCAGCTGACGACGCTGACGATGTTCAATTATTCACGATAGATGAAGTCTTTGCGTTAGATTTGGCTTTTGACCACTCTCAAGTGATTAAAGATGCTTTGGAAGCCGTTCGAAAAGACGTGTTTCAAACAACGGTAGTTAAAAACTTTTTAACAGAAGAATTCAAGTTGGAAGATTTGCGCCAGGTGTTGCTTGCGATTATTAATGACTCTGTTGTGAATAGTAAGCCTGGGTTCTTTAGGAAAGCCCCGAGTCTGCCTTTTATCGTAGAAGCGTTAGACAAAAACCAAGTTCCTAAAACAGCAGAACCGACAAGCACTACGAAACGACCAACAAAACTATACCGATTTGTAGATGTAGACATTACCCCTTCGATTTGGCGCTAA
- a CDS encoding MBL fold metallo-hydrolase, with product MFVKKDFKQQTINDVAIGNGTVAFQGVKLNVHCFVVDGVLIDTGAKSLEKEFKPFFKQQDIDQVVLTHFHEDHTGCAAFLQKELQLPVYMNDTMRDYCALKPDYPMYRKLFWGKRSPFHAKVIGSSFSSPNATWDVIETPGHAIDHVAFLNRQTGQLFTGDLYCQEKTKVVLREESIPTIIDSLTKVVTYDFEDVFCSHAGYLADGRAALKRKLDYLEQLQGKTIKLYEDGMPPSRIGNTLFPKKYPITRFSLGEWDSSHIINSIIQEHTKN from the coding sequence ATGTTTGTAAAAAAGGATTTTAAACAACAGACTATAAATGACGTTGCGATAGGAAACGGTACAGTGGCATTTCAAGGAGTAAAATTAAATGTTCATTGCTTCGTCGTGGATGGCGTTTTAATTGACACGGGTGCAAAATCATTGGAAAAGGAATTTAAACCGTTTTTCAAACAACAAGATATAGATCAAGTGGTACTCACACATTTTCACGAAGACCATACAGGCTGTGCGGCGTTTTTACAGAAAGAGCTACAGCTGCCTGTATATATGAATGACACAATGCGTGATTACTGTGCGTTGAAACCGGATTATCCAATGTATCGAAAGCTTTTTTGGGGGAAACGCAGTCCTTTTCATGCGAAGGTAATTGGAAGTTCGTTTTCATCGCCGAATGCAACATGGGATGTGATTGAAACACCTGGTCATGCCATCGATCATGTAGCGTTCTTAAATCGTCAAACAGGTCAACTTTTCACTGGAGATTTGTATTGCCAGGAAAAGACAAAGGTCGTATTACGTGAAGAAAGCATTCCAACCATTATTGACTCCTTAACGAAAGTAGTGACTTATGATTTTGAGGATGTATTTTGCTCCCATGCTGGCTATTTAGCGGATGGGCGTGCCGCTTTAAAAAGAAAGTTGGATTATTTAGAACAACTCCAAGGAAAAACAATCAAGCTGTACGAAGATGGAATGCCGCCAAGTCGGATTGGTAACACTCTTTTCCCAAAAAAATATCCCATCACCCGTTTTTCTTTAGGGGAATGGGACTCTTCGCACATTATAAACTCGATAATTCAAGAACATACGAAAAATTAA
- a CDS encoding LURP-one-related/scramblase family protein, whose translation MRQLYIKQKVLSLSGKFSVKDAEENEVYFVEGSFMQIPKRFSIVDVARQEVAMITKKTFSFLPTFFVEVQGQETVTINKEFSFFKARYTIDAAGIEVRGTWWDMDFEVYQNGALIGSVSKKWFTWGDSYQLIIQDDEMEPLLVAIVVAIDCVKAAQSAAAGGDVGGA comes from the coding sequence ATGAGACAGTTGTATATCAAGCAAAAGGTGTTAAGTCTGAGCGGCAAGTTTTCGGTGAAGGATGCAGAAGAGAATGAAGTGTATTTCGTAGAAGGAAGCTTCATGCAAATACCGAAGAGATTTTCGATTGTGGATGTGGCTAGGCAGGAAGTGGCGATGATCACGAAAAAAACGTTTAGTTTCCTACCGACTTTCTTTGTCGAAGTGCAAGGCCAAGAAACGGTAACGATAAATAAGGAATTTTCTTTTTTTAAAGCACGATACACAATTGATGCGGCAGGGATAGAAGTACGGGGGACTTGGTGGGATATGGATTTCGAAGTGTATCAAAATGGTGCACTGATTGGCTCTGTCAGCAAAAAGTGGTTCACATGGGGCGATAGCTACCAGTTGATAATTCAAGATGATGAGATGGAACCACTTCTTGTGGCGATCGTTGTGGCAATTGACTGCGTAAAGGCAGCGCAGTCTGCTGCTGCGGGTGGGGACGTAGGTGGGGCGTAA